A window from Leptothermofonsia sichuanensis E412 encodes these proteins:
- a CDS encoding peptidase domain-containing ABC transporter, whose amino-acid sequence MHSFLTDFFAAWPFNALPVNLRERVASQLRLCCFQPGELIYHPRELPSAVHCIVQERVRILGPTSFQSPTLAVVGKGAVVGWDSLIRRVTAGSVRAAMGASGRAAKEDGDVLTLALPADEFEAIALEHLLPVLTERVGVLEVFDTLFQCLSNMPGCPPDLNLKEIAHYIDQEQLAVVKHWHGGEPEELELSPDYIWLVSGGEFLNLPIGTPIKRVNQLAQSRPSRFPVRLLGIDRSCMASTLLSHTLPGSVEHPGEQLAVAEPFDPESPVRFFAPPESPPANPAYPIWLALSPDPIEDVVACFGMVCDRLQVPFRPDSLRRSLKQPSARTIEPLDLYVRIAQAIGLSALVVRYTPTPGGINRLATPALIQCGDVFTVLHDVTPTKVVLGSPRTGLLHLDPTDLAERLHHASSAPELASCPAIVLERLPTTPKKRFGFHWFLPMVLKQRGILIQVLLASMVIQLLGLANPLLVQQVIDNVIVSANASAMTVFGVLMILFALLEGALTILRTYLLISTTNRIDLHLGVEIVRHLLHLPLNFFEKRPVGELSSRLLELENIRQFMTDTAITTVMDVAFSLFYIGVMFLYSVRLTSCVLLTVPIVIVSMLVMSSIQQKLIRVKAEQGAKVQSYLVEVLGGISSVKSQHMESLVEATWRDRYVQYLTSGFTTSTVNTIFYSYSQFLNTISSLLVLWIGADLVLQGDLTLGGLIAFRILTGYVTGPLLRLARLWQRFQETSLSMELLADIADSPAEEEISTEKVKLQMPVIAGHVQYHSISFGFKPGQLQLTNVDLDIAPGTFVGIVGQSGSGKSTLMKLLPRLYVPQTGSITIDGYDISKVDLNSLRSQVGIVSQDAVLFQGTIRDNISLFENLPDEEIIAAAQIAEAHDFIMQLPDGYNTQVGERGSNLSGGQRQRIAIARVVIRNPRLLIFDEATSALDYETERKVCTNLMQRFHDRTCFFITHRLNTIARADWILFMQSGIIVEQGTHPDLMTRRQLYYCLYSQQSREA is encoded by the coding sequence ATGCATTCGTTTCTAACCGATTTTTTCGCTGCCTGGCCCTTCAATGCGCTGCCAGTTAATTTACGAGAGCGGGTTGCATCCCAGTTGCGATTGTGTTGCTTCCAACCGGGTGAGCTAATTTATCACCCCAGGGAGTTACCTTCAGCCGTTCACTGCATTGTCCAGGAGCGCGTTCGAATTCTGGGTCCAACGTCGTTTCAAAGCCCGACCTTAGCTGTGGTGGGTAAGGGGGCTGTGGTAGGGTGGGATAGCCTGATTCGGCGAGTGACCGCAGGGTCGGTCCGGGCGGCGATGGGTGCTTCAGGACGTGCCGCAAAGGAAGATGGGGATGTGTTGACCCTGGCATTACCAGCGGACGAGTTTGAGGCGATCGCCCTGGAGCATCTGTTGCCGGTCCTGACTGAGCGGGTGGGGGTGCTGGAGGTGTTTGACACGCTGTTCCAGTGCCTGTCGAATATGCCCGGTTGTCCACCGGATCTGAATTTGAAGGAGATTGCTCACTATATTGACCAGGAGCAACTGGCCGTCGTCAAACACTGGCATGGTGGGGAACCGGAGGAGTTAGAACTATCACCGGATTACATCTGGCTGGTCAGTGGTGGAGAGTTTCTCAATTTGCCGATTGGGACACCGATTAAACGGGTCAACCAGTTGGCACAGTCCCGCCCTTCCCGGTTTCCAGTTCGCCTGCTGGGAATTGACCGTTCCTGTATGGCATCGACGCTGCTAAGCCATACCCTTCCCGGTTCGGTAGAACATCCTGGCGAACAACTTGCCGTTGCAGAACCCTTTGATCCGGAGTCTCCGGTCAGGTTCTTTGCCCCGCCCGAATCTCCCCCTGCTAACCCTGCCTATCCCATCTGGCTGGCGCTTTCCCCTGACCCAATTGAAGACGTGGTGGCGTGTTTTGGTATGGTCTGCGATCGCCTCCAGGTTCCCTTCCGTCCTGATTCACTCCGGCGATCGCTGAAGCAGCCCTCAGCCAGAACCATTGAACCATTGGATCTATATGTTCGCATTGCCCAGGCAATTGGCTTAAGTGCTCTAGTAGTACGTTATACACCTACCCCAGGTGGCATTAACCGACTGGCGACTCCAGCATTGATCCAGTGCGGTGATGTTTTTACTGTCCTGCATGATGTAACTCCAACTAAGGTTGTGCTGGGGTCCCCCCGCACTGGTCTGTTGCATCTGGATCCGACTGATCTGGCAGAACGGCTGCACCATGCTTCCAGTGCTCCTGAACTGGCATCGTGTCCAGCGATCGTGCTGGAGCGGCTACCAACCACCCCCAAGAAGCGGTTCGGTTTCCACTGGTTTTTGCCAATGGTACTGAAGCAGCGGGGCATTTTAATCCAGGTGCTGTTGGCTTCAATGGTGATTCAACTATTGGGGCTGGCCAATCCCTTACTAGTTCAGCAGGTTATTGATAATGTCATTGTCAGTGCCAATGCCAGCGCTATGACAGTGTTTGGGGTCTTGATGATTTTGTTTGCCCTGCTGGAAGGTGCTCTCACTATTCTGCGAACCTATTTATTGATCAGCACCACCAACCGGATCGATCTGCATCTGGGAGTTGAAATTGTCCGGCATTTACTCCATTTACCGCTGAACTTTTTTGAGAAACGTCCAGTGGGAGAACTGTCGTCACGCCTGCTGGAACTGGAAAATATTCGCCAGTTTATGACCGATACAGCCATTACGACGGTGATGGATGTGGCATTTTCTCTCTTTTATATCGGGGTGATGTTTCTCTATAGCGTTCGCTTAACCAGTTGTGTGCTGCTGACAGTTCCAATTGTGATTGTTTCCATGCTGGTGATGTCCAGTATTCAGCAAAAGCTAATTCGCGTCAAAGCCGAGCAGGGAGCAAAGGTGCAGTCCTATCTGGTGGAGGTACTGGGCGGCATTTCTTCCGTTAAGTCTCAGCATATGGAATCCCTGGTAGAAGCAACCTGGCGCGATCGCTATGTGCAATACCTCACCAGCGGTTTCACCACTTCAACCGTCAACACCATCTTCTATTCCTACAGTCAGTTTCTGAACACTATCAGCAGTTTGTTAGTTCTGTGGATTGGGGCAGACCTGGTGTTGCAAGGGGACCTCACCCTGGGCGGGCTGATTGCCTTTCGGATCTTAACGGGCTATGTAACAGGTCCTCTGTTGCGGCTGGCGCGGCTGTGGCAACGGTTTCAGGAAACTTCCCTGTCGATGGAACTACTGGCAGATATTGCCGATTCCCCTGCTGAAGAAGAAATTTCCACTGAGAAGGTGAAGTTGCAAATGCCTGTAATTGCAGGTCATGTGCAGTATCACAGCATCAGCTTTGGCTTTAAGCCTGGACAACTTCAACTTACCAATGTAGATCTGGACATTGCTCCCGGTACCTTTGTCGGCATCGTTGGCCAGAGCGGTTCCGGCAAAAGTACTCTGATGAAGCTACTCCCCCGCCTTTATGTGCCCCAGACAGGGAGCATTACCATTGATGGTTACGACATCAGCAAAGTAGATTTAAATTCCCTGCGATCGCAGGTTGGCATTGTATCCCAGGATGCAGTTCTGTTCCAGGGAACCATCCGAGATAACATTTCCCTGTTTGAGAATCTGCCCGACGAAGAAATCATCGCCGCTGCCCAGATTGCTGAAGCGCACGATTTCATCATGCAGCTACCCGATGGTTACAATACCCAGGTTGGAGAGCGGGGGAGTAACCTCTCCGGTGGACAACGCCAACGAATTGCGATCGCCCGCGTCGTGATTCGCAACCCCCGTCTGCTCATTTTTGACGAAGCCACCAGTGCCCTCGACTACGAAACTGAACGCAAAGTCTGCACCAACCTGATGCAACGATTTCACGATCGCACCTGCTTTTTCATCACCCACCGTCTCAATACTATTGCCCGCGCCGACTGGATTCTGTTTATGCAATCCGGCATCATCGTCGAGCAAGGAACCCACCCAGACCTGATGACACGCCGCCAGCTTTACTACTGCCTGTACTCCCAGCAGTCAAGAGAAGCATGA